In Argopecten irradians isolate NY chromosome 11, Ai_NY, whole genome shotgun sequence, one DNA window encodes the following:
- the LOC138335037 gene encoding uncharacterized protein, which yields MVQVARPNHNGATQQLGDGQNMLELSLTVVCIFFVGLITSTGASKQEWSYKGQHTGTHQWDRLFPTGCAGRKQSPIDIITKETTYNATLNDFVLFHDPPLPGSVFRVKNNGHAVQVDTAGPFFVSNGGLPAVYSTAQFHFHWGHANHHGSEHYIDGRASPIELHVVSYDKDHYASIADAMVKTGGLAVLGVMFEITDTDNPVLEPIVEALEMVQDPDINEEVEIPATRIRDFLPEDTSKYYRYDGSLTTPKCFESVIWTVFENKQRISYRQLTKFRKVLERSRRRHGSRRNRRHMKHGSAAALDEVGIKGNIAEELALDAALERELTESHNHDHHNPAGHANIGETPTKFQLNDEEVPSKQAQMEATPEPEPTKGDHEDDDNHDNHGGHENHGGHHKSHEDHHEEPTPEPKPIHYDDHSSHHGNNAGAEVEIEEVEIIQEYLVNNFRPVQPLGKRKVYRSFEFRDVRVRAQSGSTGSQTYNSYEVRNAGNHLYFSYIAIFMSAIFYVFL from the exons ATGGTACAGGTAGCTAGACCGAACCATAACGGAGCCACACAACAGTTAGGTGACGGCCAAAATATGTTGGAGCTAAGTTTGACAGTTGTGTGCATTTTCTTTGTGGGTCTGATCACCTCTACAG GTGCATCAAAACAGGAATGGTCCTATAAAGGACAGCAcacag GAACACACCAGTGGGACCGACTATTCCCTACAGGATGTGCTGGGAGGAAACAGTCTCCGATCGACATCATCACCAAGGAGACCACATACAATGCTACACTGAATGATTTTGTATTGTTCCATGACCCTCCACTTCCAGGGTCCGTCTTCAGGGTTAAAAACAACGGACATGCAG TCCAGGTTGATACTGCCGGGCCCTTCTTCGTGTCCAATGGAGGTCTACCTGCTGTCTACTCCACTGCACAGTTCCACTTCCACTGGGGCCATGCCAACCATCATGGATCTGAGCACTACATAGATGGTAGGGCCAGCCCCATTGAG CTGCACGTGGTGAGCTATGACAAGGATCACTATGCTAGTATCGCTGATGCCATGGTCAAGACTGGTGGGCTGGCCGTGCTGGGAGTGATGTTTGAG atcacagatacagacaaccCAGTCCTAGAGCCCATTGTTGAGGCCTTAGAAATGGTCCAGGATCCAG ACATCAATGAAGAAGTGGAGATTCCAGCAACCAGGATAAGGGACTTCCTTCCAGAGGACACAAGTAAATACTACCGTTACGACGGCTCACTCACTACTCCAAAATGTTTCGAAAGTGTTATCTGGACAGTTTTCGAGAACAAACAAAGAATCTCCTACAGACAG CTCACCAAATTCAGGAAAGTTTTAGAAAGGAGTCGCAGGAGACATGGTTCCAGGAGAAATCGCAGACATATGAAACATGGATCTGCCGCAGCCCTTGATGAGGTGGGCATTAAAGGAAACATCGCAGAGGAGTTGGCATTGGATGCTGCATTAGAACGTGAATTAACAGAATCGCATAATCATGACCACCATAATCCCGCTGGCCACGCCAACATCGGAGAAACGCCtacaaaatttcaattaaatgatGAAGAGGTGCCATCAAAACAGGCTCAAATGGAAGCTACGCCCGAGCCGGAACCAACCAAAGGAGACCATGAAGATGACGATAATCACGACAATCACGGAGGTCACGAAAATCATGGAGGTCACCACAAAAGTCATGAAGATCATCATGAGGAACCAACACCTGAGCCAAAACCTATTCACTATGATGATCACAGCAGTCACCATGGCAACAACGCTGGGGCAGAAGTTGAGATAGAGGAAGTTGAAATTATCCAAGAATATCTTGTAAATAACTTCCGACCAGTACAGCCTCTCGGTAAACGTAAAGTTTATCGCAGTTTTGAATTCAGAGACGTTAGAGTTCGAGCTCAATCTGGTTCAACAGGATCACAGACTTACAACAGTTATGAAGTACGTAACGCTGGCAACCATTTATACTTTTCATACATTGCCATCTTCATGTCAGCTATATTTTATGTGTTTCTATAA